The Fragaria vesca subsp. vesca linkage group LG2, FraVesHawaii_1.0, whole genome shotgun sequence genome includes a window with the following:
- the LOC101297909 gene encoding pentatricopeptide repeat-containing protein At5g42310, mitochondrial-like, whose product MADAVALSTTNGDDKVEMNFIGYTSIVYSGLYDADFGWGKPLWVVPVGREAISVNEVRLMDTGEWGNNAIEAWINLHEEEMELFQSNQELLNFASLKLMSDIGRKIEVAVAVAVDMLLLPLPGSTRFPSVQLASTSPILIRHHHIFHAPLSATTPCAVSTSAESHLPSLPPSRRRFDNYDTDQATVSRYDFAPLLAFLSTSSSAHDVTDSASPTSLDPAEFQLAELYRAVPAPLWHSLLKSLCSSSSSSSLKQAYALVAWLQKHNLCFSYELLYSILIHALGRSEKLYEAFLLSQRRTLTPLTYNALIGACARNGDLEKALNLMSRMRQDGYRSDFVNYSLVIQSLNRSNKVDSPIMLKLYKEIESENVEIDGQLLNDLIVGFAKAGEPSQAMHFLAMVQASGLSPKTATLVSVISALGNAGRVVEAEAIFEEMKEGGLQPRTRAYNALLKGYVKAASLEDAESIVSQMERSGISPDEHTYSLLIDAYANAGRWESARIVLKEMEASNVQPNSYVFSRILASYRDRGEWQKSFQVLREMRSSGVMPDRHFYNVMIDTFGKSNCLDHAMATFERMLSEGIQPDTVTWNTLIDIHCKSGHHARAEELFEEMQESGCAPCATTFNIMINSLGEQERWDEVKGLMGKMQSQGLLPNIVTYTTLVDIYGKSGRFNDAIECLEIMKSAGLKPSPTMYNALINAYAQRGLSELALNAFRVMRADGLKPSLLALNSLINAFGEDRRDAEAFSVLQYMKENDVKPDVVTYTTLMKALIRVDKFYKVPDVYEEMIHSRVTPDRKARAMLRSALKYMKQTLKHR is encoded by the exons ATGGCTGATGCTGTTGCACTCTCCACTACTAATGGGGATGATAAGGTGGAGATGAACTTTATTGGGTATACAAGCATTGTCTACTCTGGACTGTATGATGCCGATTTCGGCTGGGGAAAGCCTCTGTGGGTCGTTCCGGTTGGTCGCGAGGCCATTTCGGTCAATGAGGTTCGTTTGATGGATACAGGAGAATGGGGAAACAATGCAATTGAAGCTTGGATTAATCTACATGAAGAAGAAATGGAGTTGTTTCAAAGCAATCAAGAATTGCTTAATTTTGCTAGTCTCAAACTTATGAGTGACATTGGTAG AAAAATTGAAGTCGCCGTCGCTGTCGCCGTCGACATGCTTCTTCTGCCTCTGCCGGGTTCGACTCGCTTCCCTTCCGTCCAGTTAGCTTCCACGTCTCCCATTCTCATCCGCCACCACCACATCTTCCACGCGCCTCTCTCCGCCACCACCCCCTGCGCCGTCTCCACCTCCGCCGAGTCTCACCTCCCTTCACTTCCACCGTCACGGCGCCGTTTCGACAACTACGACACCGACCAGGCCACCGTTTCCCGCTACGACTTCGCTCCTCTCCTCGCCTTCCTCTCCACCTCCTCCTCCGCTCATGACGTCACCGACTCGGCCTCCCCGACGTCACTCGACCCGGCCGAGTTCCAGCTCGCCGAGTTGTACCGGGCCGTCCCGGCCCCGCTCTGGCACTCCCTCCTCAAGTCGCTCTGCTCCTCGTCGTCGTCGTCCTCCTTGAAACAAGCCTACGCGCTCGTCGCGTGGCTCCAGAAGCACAACCTCTGCTTCTCGTACGAGCTCCTCTACTCCATCCTTATCCACGCGCTCGGACGCTCCGAGAAGCTCTACGAGGCGTTCCTGCTCTCTCAGCGCCGGACGTTGACTCCGTTGACCTACAACGCTCTCATCGGCGCGTGCGCTCGCAACGGCGACCTGGAGAAGGCGCTCAATTTGATGTCCAGGATGCGCCAGGACGGTTACAGGTCGGATTTCGTGAACTACAGCCTGGTGATTCAGTCCCTTAATCGCTCTAACAAGGTTGATTCTCCGATTATGTTGAAGCTTTATAAGGAGATTGAGTCTGAGAATGTTGAAATTGATGGACAGTTGTTGAATGATTTGATTGTTGGTTTCGCAAAAGCCGGTGAGCCTAGCCAGGCCATGCATTTTCTTGCCATGGTGCAGGCTAGTGGTTTGAGCCCGAAAACCGCGACTTTAGTGTCGGTTATTTCGGCTTTGGGGAATGCCGGTAGGGTGGTTGAGGCTGAAGCTATTTTCGAGGAAATGAAGGAGGGTGGGTTGCAACCGAGGACTAGAGCTTACAATGCACTGCTGAAAGGGTATGTGAAGGCAGCTTCTTTGGAAGATGCGGAATCCATTGTGTCGCAGATGGAGAGGAGCGGTATTTCGCCCGATGAGCACACATACAGCCTCCTCATTGATGCTTATGCCAATGCCGGTAGGTGGGAAAGCGCGAGAATTGTGTTGAAGGAGATGGAGGCTAGCAATGTGCAGCCTAATTCTTATGTTTTCAGTAGGATTTTGGCTAGTTATAGGGATAGAGGGGAGTGGCAGAAGTCATTTCAAGTTTTGAGGGAGATGAGAAGTAGTGGGGTAATGCCGGATAGGCATTTTTACAATGTGATGATTGATACGTTTGGAAAGTCTAATTGTCTTGATCATGCTATGGCTACCTTTGAAAGGATGTTATCAGAGGGGATTCAGCCGGATACTGTTACCTGGAATACCCTTATAGATATTCATTGTAAGTCTGGCCACCATGCAAGAGCAGAGGAGTTGTTTGAGGAGATGCAGGAGAGTGGTTGCGCGCCTTGTGCCACCACCTTTAACATCATGATAAACTCCCTAGGGGAGCAGGAGAGATGGGATGAAGTGAAGGGCCTGATGGGGAAGATGCAGAGTCAGGGTTTACTTCCGAATATAGTTACTTATACCACGTTAGTTGACATATATGGGAAGTCAGGGAGATTTAATGATGCAATAGAGTGCTTGGAGATAATGAAGTCTGCAGGCTTGAAACCATCCCCGACTATGTATAATGCCTTGATTAATGCCTATGCTCAAAGA GGTTTGTCTGAGCTAGCACTGAATGCATTCAGGGTTATGAGAGCAGACGGCTTGAAACCTAGTCTGTTAGCTCTCAATTCATTAATTAATGCATTTGGTGAAGATAGGAGGGATGCTGAGGCCTTTTCCGTGTTGCAATACATGAAGGAAAAT GATGTAAAACCAGACGTAGTTACGTATACTACCCTTATGAAAGCCCTTATTCGTGTTGATAAATTTTATAAG GTTCCAGATGTTTATGAAGAAATGATTCACTCTAGGGTAACCCCTGATAGGAAAGCTAGGGCAATGTTACGGTCTGCCTTGAAATACATGAAACAGACACTGAAGCATAGATGA
- the LOC101298200 gene encoding vinorine synthase-like produces the protein MEVQIISQEYIKPSSPTHPHLNAYKFSLLDHLMPPIYVPMILFYPPVSPPISTSSERSQALKQSLSETLTRFYPLAGRIRSNLCIDCNDEGACYIEAKDESHDLSEFLQHPDLSLLPKLLPPLDSMLDHSGQLKNATTAPGGGAVVVMIQVTNFACGGFVIGVYVSHMIVDGVGISTFLKAWAAATAQSQSGTDQCIHVLPSFDGAALFPPILDEQGKFAHPTEATMRGLYRRFAKKGRCVNKRFVFEASAVAKLKELAATSSLQNPSRVEAVSAFIWKCARSAWKAKSGRSAPSLITHAVNLRRRADPNLPQNSMGNFVCLTGAIANECHGEEELELSSLVSKMREATSKVNGDLVAKLQGQGRLETLSKVS, from the coding sequence ATGGAGGTCCAAATAATTTCCCAGGAGTACATCAAGCCCTCTTCCCCAACACATCCACACTTGAACGCTTACAAATTTTCTCTCTTGGATCACTTAATGCCTCCAATTTATGTTCCCATGATCTTGTTCTATCCTCCTGTTTCACCTCCCATTTCTACTAGCAGTGAAAGATCACAAGCACTCAAACAATCTCTCTCGGAAACCCTGACTCGCTTTTACCCGCTTGCAGGAAGAATCAGAAGCAATCTTTGCATAGATTGCAACGATGAAGGAGCTTGTTACATAGAGGCTAAAGATGAGTCACATGACCTCTCGGAGTTTCTGCAGCATCCTGATTTGTCACTACTCCCAAAGCTTCTTCCACCTTTAGACAGTATGCTTGATCACAGTGGTCAACTTAAAAATGCCACAACCGCCCCCGGAGGAGGAGCTGTTGTAGTCATGATACAAGTAACCAACTTCGCCTGTGGCGGCTTTGTGATCGGAGTGTATGTTTCTCACATGATTGTTGATGGTGTTGGCATCAGCACCTTTCTCAAAGCTTGGGCTGCAGCCACAGCACAGAGTCAATCAGGTACTGATCAGTGTATTCATGTGTTGCCTAGTTTTGATGGTGCAGCATTGTTCCCTCCGATTCTTGATGAACAAGGAAAGTTTGCACACCCAACAGAAGCAACTATGAGGGGCTTGTACAGGCGTTTTGCCAAGAAAGGAAGGTGTGTTAATAAGAGATTTGTATTTGAGGCCTCAGCTGTGGCCAAACTTAAAGAGCTAGCAGCAACATCATCATTACAGAATCCAAGTCGGGTGGAGGCAGTTTCGGCATTCATCTGGAAATGCGCCAGATCTGCTTGGAAGGCCAAGTCTGGTCGATCTGCACCAAGTTTGATAACACACGCAGTGAATTTGCGCCGAAGAGCTGACCCGAATCTTCCACAAAATAGTATGGGGAATTTTGTTTGTTTGACAGGTGCAATAGCAAATGAATGTCACGGAGAAGAGGAGTTAGAGTTGTCAAGCTTGGTGAGCAAGATGAGGGAAGCAACATCGAAAGTCAATGGTGACTTGGTGGCGAAGCTACAAGGCCAGGGCAGGTTGGAGACTTTGAGTAAGGTTTCCTAG